In the genome of Macrobrachium nipponense isolate FS-2020 chromosome 42, ASM1510439v2, whole genome shotgun sequence, one region contains:
- the LOC135212938 gene encoding uncharacterized protein LOC135212938, protein MGGKKFKGKPFSLKNEDSRFEHANQYDKRGSGNANYGNAKYQGGGSWIDSDKRYDRRQTSYGGRGQQHRGNNRHYGASSATQYNGDRSVRDRENGGTSEVYQSREMNGQVGNMGRQTILSEGLNPRDSELKTLVCTSCQNPYNLKELIPKSLPCGHSVCSICLMGLLEGTPRCKTCGAKFEDKREFDNYPTDYQLQGIIEAMHMEESADVRREENRLSRQSSEHSKQVVTVGSDEPGKNARKRDRPLSQERSPHGSRCLEIGIKPSHYCALCLKWVCERCGQIEHSQNKCYLIPKAEALGQMNKAQKDGAKSAQEALESTLTELTKYEESLDSFSLVMQAAFESILTEKERVKSMKEVGLKKIKGLNAVVEDLPNVKNLPEALAAINLVESKCMETQVWQEDNLMGTLDQRKVVNITKEILLCTVFMKLMAENEARPCGHLLAQHHVNGERVYSHLEANGGRVLVYALRKIKTVPVGSRAVSLNSILTCLDRASSLTFLDIDLNGVRKERVFIRLTGDTVRGRQFLALCTGMLGPSFRKTPFHRMWWKGRPGEHLWGGDYDHRDGSGGTSLLEHMKEEIDAKPLGRKVPVTAGLVAGRYEQGNVSSVFRIYTKGQKTESRRGAYGGYADPPEETAEDEAAFGQVEHGLGVLQEAIEHGNIQDVTIIDCGIVIETGMFQ, encoded by the exons ATGGGGGGAAAAAAATTTAAGGGTAAACCTTTTTCATTGAAGAATGAAGACAGTAGGTTCGAACATGCCAATCAGTATGATAAGAGAGGCAGTGGAAACGCGAACTACGGAAATGCTAAGTACCAAGGAGGAGGATCATGGATTGATAGTGACAAGAGATATGACAGGCGACAAACATCATATGGAGGCCGAGGTCAACAGCATCGAGGCAATAATCGTCATTATGGAGCCTCTAGTGCCACGCAGTACAATGGAGACAGAAGTGTCAGGGATCGTGAAAATGGTGGTACAAGTGAAGTTTATCAGAGCAGAGAAATGAATGGACAAGTGGGCAATATGGGAAGGCAGACCATTTTGTCTGAAGGGCTGAACCCAAGGGACAGCGAATT GAAAACACTGGTGTGCACAAGTTGCCAAAACCCTTATAATCTGAAGGAACTTATCCCAAAGAGTTTGCCATGTGGCCACAGTGTTTGCTCCATCTGCCTAATGGGACTTCTTGAAGGAACTCCTCGTTGTAAAACATGTGGAGCAAAGTTTGAAGATAAGCGAGAATTTGACAATTATCCAACAGATTATCAACTACAAGGTATTATTGAGGCAATGCATATGGAAGAGAGTGCAGATGTTAGGAGAGAGGAAAACAGATTAAGTAGACAATCATCAGAACATTCCAAACAGGTAGTGACAGTTGGTTCAGACGAACCAgggaaaaatgcaagaaaaagggATAGGCCACTTTCTCAAGAAAGGTCACCTCATGGCAGCAGGTGTCTGGAAATTGGGATAAAACCATCCCATTACTGTGCTCTCTGTTTAAAATGGGTGTGTGAAAGGTGTGGTCAAATTGAACACAGTCAGAATAAATGTTACCTCATTCCAAAGGCAGAAGCACTTGGTCAAATGAACAAAGCTCAGAAAGATGGGGCAAAAAGTGCACAGGAGGCACTTGAGAGCACACTGACTGAATTAACAAAGtatgaagaatctttggattcctTCTCCTTAGTGATGCAAGCGGCCTTTGAGTCTATACTTACAGAAAAGGAACGTGTCAAGTCGATGAAAGAGGTtggattaaagaaaataaaaggcttGAATGCAGTAGTAGAAGACCTACCAAATGTAAAAAACTTGCCAGAGGCCTTAGCAGCTATAAACCTTGTTGAGAGTAAATGTATGGAGACTCAGGTCTGGCAAGAAGATAATTTAATGGGAACACTGGATCAAAGAAAAGTGGTAAACATCACCAAG GAAATTTTACTCTGCACTGTCTTCATGAAACTCATGGCAGAAAACGAAGCCAGGCCATGTGGACATCTTTTGGCTCAACACCACGTTAATGGCGAACGCGTATACTCTCACTTGGAAGCCAATGGAGGCCGCGTACTAGTTTATGCCCTCAGGAAAATCAAAACAGTTCCTGTAGGATCTCGAGCTGTGTCT CTAAATTCCATCCTGACCTGTCTGGATAGGGCCTCATCGCTAACATTCTTGGACATAGACTTGAATGGTGTGCGTAAGGAACGAGTGTTCATCAGACTAACCGGTGACACGGTGAGAGGACGCCAGTTCTTGGCTTTGTGTACTGGGATGTTGGGACCATCATTTCGTAAAACACCATTCCATCGCATGTGGTGGAAAGGACGCCCTGGAGAGCACTTGTGGGGAGGAGATTACGATCATCGAGATGGGAGTGGAGGAACCTCCCTCTTGGAACATATGAAAGAGGAGATAGATGCAAAACCTCTTGGTCGAAAGGTGCCAGTCACGGCTGGACTTGTCGCGGGGCGCTATGAACAGGGCAATGTGAGTTCTGTGTTTCGTATCTATACGAAGGGCCAGAAGACTGAAAGCAGGCGAGGTGCTTACGGAGGATACGCAGATCCCCCTGAAGAGACCGCTGAAGACGAAGCTGCCTTTGGGCAAGTGGAACATGGCCTCGGTGTACTTCAGGAGGCTATAGAACATGGTAACATTCAGGATGTCACAATTATCGATTGTGGGATTGTCATTGAAACTGGAATGTTCCAATAA